The Ornithodoros turicata isolate Travis chromosome 9, ASM3712646v1, whole genome shotgun sequence genome includes a region encoding these proteins:
- the LOC135368622 gene encoding extracellular matrix organizing protein FRAS1-like isoform X5, whose amino-acid sequence MTLLKRPFFVFWVTFQLCAAAGENAENPCGTQETQQAVVAGSWRRSPCELCTCDEGRVHCHRRTCAPLTCSSRSFPVLAPGACCPHCFQTQQCHGSCSRCNSPSHWSCTECKNGRVLQLHPGDEDGHCTDQCPAGFFRTPANRCQACQTTCKTCYGSLENNCMSCTDMHILREDSCVRTCERGFFSDGHACWACHPTCSACRAWGACDSCLPGHRLLHGKCIAATCVKGTYYDRTNNRCQGCHRSCTECNRRGPSGCTACPAETYLTVECFCMSSCYVGSYNTNGICEACGHNCHQCQSYRNCEKCDTGFVLQHGECVVRCDDDYFLDLSSGTCKECSWNCGTCYGPNPDNCLSCSDSRLIQNSDCVSRCSEGFAADEDGTCKRCPSSCKTCVTRRYCTVCKESFFWQAGQCVEQCSPGMLKDEASRACHDPILLASWTEEVDRPYSRENKIEKATALYRRINSVPTSTAVHEEPEALPDYDFGTTSLVPVATNFARDVATSTASTVQSPSQTPMTRNRGTTPAQRLSAVSHEPGHHINFTRTFKEAAITSAPHRRTFNHSVGGRKPDAVLARPLIVSLLHYDSMRSGIREEPPSGYPVMCVSPCDQRHPSYSKRSCAHAFNGSTACSFDWEASTNPQAPVFERITRSTPFANAHQQVLDSVYFKGGTVLRCAIQFCKEGSGTRGPRLLSPQVTISDREGMCKEPEGNLEPFTATMHYHNGSHTEPNRLRIQVDIPHTDSMFPLVSTYPLHNVEDLLTNMVSQKQHVCSNLPHSSAELPDALTFLRSEDYNQSTSSAPLKPHQQDTSMRGEIAVDMYRHLDLNKCLWTFSATLPIKYVLDFCGGSILDDHKEKKTTRKFLTVHVPFYVTKITPQGPGQWRFEEHRSQLEISFSYSSVHWAQSLQTEAAPGGHVFVKRFTLSQDGSLTMHIVSKANFHGKLVVKPLRLSLSLPCRVRMLAGCFVIGHRSLPGVSSHVGVPEGQHLTFRLNLMWSERTFDCPTQLWRATSSYSVKDYKGNYTLFLVPCVVDAVREYSPIVEETCVPHQPIRFAVPVTLSQSRPPVPQAYSMDTRFQLFSNLDNFLFAPKGFDYDIESQDDERNVFFKGEVLYGRVTWDPSEDPIAAIHIDQVFLCAGKFGFTPTYDPSGEVFGKGPTYGCVQPGPNLQHRFLILDRFNTESVQESVRGVKFDAKFAGDIGTQNFGESSGMDGFSMNVDPLYLVAPGTKWYLQVLYSVAPLRTSHSMLRRRRRSISTSFNGTNIHGFLVADSGQSEARDRSSEPASPLSTVFFAVGSVILLLATASLVLVSRVISKNLHRNAYKSGEREVKCPTVKYGESAIMFRWGDRNGCETLSRVKVTRLSWSHLNMRSEHTSEV is encoded by the exons ATGACTCTTCTCAAGCGCCCATTTTTCGTCTTCTgggtcacttttcaactctgcGCGGCTGCAGGAGAGAATGCAG AAAATCCTTGCGGTACACAGGAAACACAG CAGGCGGTGGTCGCTGGTTCCTGGCGAAGGAGTCCTTGCGAACTCTGTACGTGCGACGAGGGTCGGGTTCATTGTCACAGACGGACTTGCGCGCCGCTTACGTGCTCTTCGAGAAGCTTTCCTGTGCTGGCCCCAGGCGCTTGTTGCCCTCACTGCTTCCAGACGCAAC AATGTCATGGAAGCTGTTCGAGATGCAACTCACCTTCACATTGGAGTTGCACGGAGTGCAAGAACGGCCGGGTGCTCCAACTACACCCAGGGGATGAGGACGGGCACTGTACCGACCAGTGTCCTGCTGGCTTCTTTCGCACACCTGCCAACAGATGTCAAG CCTGCCAGACAACATGCAAGACATGCTACGGATCCTTAGAGAACAACTGTATGTCATGCACAGACATGCACATCCTACGCGAAGATTCTTGTGTTCGAACCTGTGAGCGTGGCTTCTTTTCTGATGGCCATGCGTGCTGGG CTTGTCATCCTACTTGTTCGGCATGTCGTGCCTGGGGTGCCTGCGATTCATGTCTTCCTGGCCATCGTCTTCTTCATGGCAAGTGCATTGCTGCCACTTGCGTCAAAGGCACATACTACGATCGAACAAACAATAGGTGTCAAG GATGTCACCGAAGCTGCACCGAATGCAACCGTCGTGGACCATCAGGATGCACGGCTTGTCCCGCGGAGACGTATCTTACCGTAGAATGTTTCTGCATGAGCTCCTGCTATGTGGGTAGCTATAACACGAACGGCATCTGCGAAG CGTGTGGGCACAACTGTCATCAATGTCAATCGTATAGGAACTGCGAAAAGTGCGACACCGGCTTCGTTCTGCAACATGGAGAATGCGTGGTTCGTTGTGACGACGACTATTTCTTGGACTTGAGCTCTGGGACGTGCAAAG AATGCTCGTGGAACTGCGGGACGTGCTACGGTCCAAATCCAGACAACTGTCTCTCTTGTAGTGACTCCAGACTCATTCAAAACTCCGATTGTGTTTCACGGTGCTCTGAAGGATTTGCAGCTGACGAGGATGGCACTTGCAAAC GTTGCCCTTCCAGCTGCAAAACCTGCGTAACAAGACGCTACTGCACTGTGTGCAAGGAGAGTTTTTTCTGGCAAGCGGGACAATGCGTTGAACAGTGTTCTCCAGGGATGCTCAAAGATGAGGCGTCCAGGGCATGCCACG ATCCGATACTGCTGGCGAGCTGGACCGAAGAAGTCGATCGTCCATACAGCAGAGAAAACAAAATCGAGAAGGCGACGGCATTATATCGCAGGATTAATTCCGTCCCCACCAGTACTGCGGTTCACGAGGAGCCTGAAGCACTTCCAGACTATGACTTTG GTACGACATCGCTAGTTCCAGTGGCAACGAACTTTGCACGCGACGTTGCTACATCAACCGCGTCTACA GTTCAGAGCCCCAGCCAGACGCCGATGACGCGCAACCGCGGTACGACTCCAGCGCAGCGACTTTCAG CAGTGAGCCATGAACCAGGTCACCACATAAATTTCACCCGTACTTTCAAAGAGGCAGCTATTACATCCGCGCCTCATCGACGCACCTTCAACCATAGCGTGGGAGGCCGGAAACCAGATGCTGTACTTGCGAGGCCCTTG ATTGTGTCATTGTTGCACTACGACAGCATGCGAAGTGGGATCCGAGAAGAGCCTCCTTCAGGATACCCCGTTATGTGCGTCTCT CCTTGTGATCAGCGCCACCCATCTTACTCAAAGAGATCCTGCGCTCATGCTTTCAATGGCAGCACAGCGTGCTCTTTCGACTGGGAGGCATCTACTAATCCACAAGCCCCTGTCTTCGAGCGAATCACACGTTCCACGCCATTTGCCAACGCACATCAGCAG GTTCTCGACTCGGTGTACTTTAAGGGTGGGACGGTTCTAAGATGCGCTATTCAATTCTGCAAGGAAGGATCTGGAACACGCGGTCCCCGGTTGCTCAGCCCTCAAGTCACCATCAGTGATCGTGAAG GCATGTGCAAGGAACCAGAGGGCAATCTGGAGCCGTTCACTGCAACCATGCACTACCACAACGGTTCGCATACTGAACCCAACAGGTTACGTATTCAAGTGGACATTCCGCATACG GACTCAATGTTTCCACTGGTCTCCACATACCCGTTGCACAACGTCGAAGACCTGCTCACCAACATGGTTTCGCAAAAGCAACACGTTTGTTCAAATCTTCCACATTCATCTGCGGAGTTACCAGATGCACTAACGTTTCTACGCTCAGAAG ATTATAACCAGAGCACGTCTTCAGCGCCCCTGAAACCACACCAACAGGACACGAGCATGAGAGGCGAAATTGCAGTTGACATGTACCGGCACTTGGACCTTAATAAGTGTCTTTGGACATTTTCCGCCACTCTACCTATCAAATACGTCTTAGATTTCTGCGGTGGGTCTATATTGGACGACCATAAG GAAAAAAAGACAACCCGGAAGTTCCTGACGGTGCATGTGCCGTTCTACGTAACGAAAATCACTCCTCAAGGACCTGGTCAATGGAGATTCGAAGAACATCGATCTCAGCTAGAGATATCCTTCTCCTACAGCAGCGTGCACTGGGCGCAGAGTCTCCAAACAGAGGCTGCGCCAGGCGGGCATGTCTTTGTTAAACGCTTTACGTTGAGTCAAGATGGAAGCCTTACGATGCATATCGTTTCTAAAGCAAACTTTCACGGTAAGCTAGTGGTTAAGCCCCTAAGGTTAAGTTTGAGTTTGCCATGCAGGGTTCGTATGCTTGCAGGTTGCTTTGTGATAGGTCATCGTTCGCTACCAGGTGTATCTAGTCATGTCGGAGTACCTGAAGGACAGCATCTGACTTTCAGACTGAATTTAATGTGGAGCGAACGTACCTTCGACTGTCCGACGCAGCTTTGGAGGGCTACCTCTAGCTACAGTGTGAAG GACTACAAAGGAAACTACACGCTTTTTCTGGTACCGTGCGTCGTCGATGCTGTTCGAGAGTACTCCCCCATAGTGGAAGAAACTTGCGTACCTCATCAACCAATACG ATTCGCAGTTCCTGTGACACTTTCCCAATCGAGACCTCCTGTGCCTCAAGCATACAGCATGGATACGCGTTTCCAGCTCTTCAGCAATCTGGATAACTTCCTGTTTGCCCCTAAAGGCTTTGACTATGACATTGAATCACAAGATGACGAACGCAATGTCTTCTTTAAAG GAGAAGTATTATACGGAAGAGTGACGTGGGACCCGTCAGAAGACCCCATCGCTGCTATCCACATCGACCAAGTTTTTCTGTGCGCTGGAAAGTTTGGATTCACACCAACTTACGACCCCTCGGGGGAAGTGTTTGGCAAGGGCCCCACGTATGGGTGTGTCCAACCTGGACCAAATCTCCAGCACAGGTTTTTAATTTTG GACCGTTTCAACACAGAAAGTGTCCAAGAGTCCGTCCGAGGTGTAAAATTCGACGCGAAGTTTGCAGGTGATATCGGAACGCAAAACTTTGGAGAATCATCGGGCATGGATGGGTTTTCCATGAATGTAGATCCACTGTATCTG GTCGCTCCTGGAACCAAATGGTACCTCCAGGTTCTCTACAGCGTCGCGCCACTGAGAACCTCACATTCAATGCTTCGGCGAAGACGTCGATCAATTTCCACCAGCTTTAACGGGACAAATATCCACGGGTTCCTGGTTGCAGACTCGGGACAGTCAGAAGCGCGAGACCGAAGCTCGGAACCAGCAAGCCCGCTGTCCACAGTGTTCTTCGCCGTGGGAAGCGTTATTCTTCTTCTCGCAACTGCTtcgcttgttttggtttctcgAGTGATATCCAAGAACCTGCACCGCAACGCTTATAAGAGTGGCGAACGTGAAGTCAAATGTCCAACCGTGAAATACGGCGAAAGTGCCATAATGTTTAGGTGGGGGGATAGAAATGGTTGCGAGACTCTATCCCGAGTAAAAGTCACTCGTTTGTCGTGGTCTCATCTGAACATGCGCAGTGAGCACACGTCGGAAGTTTAG
- the LOC135368622 gene encoding extracellular matrix organizing protein FRAS1-like isoform X3, translating into MTLLKRPFFVFWVTFQLCAAAGENAENPCGTQETQAVVAGSWRRSPCELCTCDEGRVHCHRRTCAPLTCSSRSFPVLAPGACCPHCFQTQQCHGSCSRCNSPSHWSCTECKNGRVLQLHPGDEDGHCTDQCPAGFFRTPANRCQACQTTCKTCYGSLENNCMSCTDMHILREDSCVRTCERGFFSDGHACWACHPTCSACRAWGACDSCLPGHRLLHGKCIAATCVKGTYYDRTNNRCQDCTKGCVDCVKLTGGQVTCLECPESLVPLEDRCVSRCPVGFFQNERNFCEGCHRSCTECNRRGPSGCTACPAETYLTVECFCMSSCYVGSYNTNGICEACGHNCHQCQSYRNCEKCDTGFVLQHGECVVRCDDDYFLDLSSGTCKECSWNCGTCYGPNPDNCLSCSDSRLIQNSDCVSRCSEGFAADEDGTCKRCPSSCKTCVTRRYCTVCKESFFWQAGQCVEQCSPGMLKDEASRACHDPILLASWTEEVDRPYSRENKIEKATALYRRINSVPTSTAVHEEPEALPDYDFGTTSLVPVATNFARDVATSTASTVQSPSQTPMTRNRGTTPAQRLSAVSHEPGHHINFTRTFKEAAITSAPHRRTFNHSVGGRKPDAVLARPLIVSLLHYDSMRSGIREEPPSGYPVMCVSPCDQRHPSYSKRSCAHAFNGSTACSFDWEASTNPQAPVFERITRSTPFANAHQQVLDSVYFKGGTVLRCAIQFCKEGSGTRGPRLLSPQVTISDREGMCKEPEGNLEPFTATMHYHNGSHTEPNRLRIQVDIPHTDSMFPLVSTYPLHNVEDLLTNMVSQKQHVCSNLPHSSAELPDALTFLRSEDYNQSTSSAPLKPHQQDTSMRGEIAVDMYRHLDLNKCLWTFSATLPIKYVLDFCGGSILDDHKEKKTTRKFLTVHVPFYVTKITPQGPGQWRFEEHRSQLEISFSYSSVHWAQSLQTEAAPGGHVFVKRFTLSQDGSLTMHIVSKANFHGKLVVKPLRLSLSLPCRVRMLAGCFVIGHRSLPGVSSHVGVPEGQHLTFRLNLMWSERTFDCPTQLWRATSSYSVKDYKGNYTLFLVPCVVDAVREYSPIVEETCVPHQPIRFAVPVTLSQSRPPVPQAYSMDTRFQLFSNLDNFLFAPKGFDYDIESQDDERNVFFKGEVLYGRVTWDPSEDPIAAIHIDQVFLCAGKFGFTPTYDPSGEVFGKGPTYGCVQPGPNLQHRFLILDRFNTESVQESVRGVKFDAKFAGDIGTQNFGESSGMDGFSMNVDPLYLVAPGTKWYLQVLYSVAPLRTSHSMLRRRRRSISTSFNGTNIHGFLVADSGQSEARDRSSEPASPLSTVFFAVGSVILLLATASLVLVSRVISKNLHRNAYKSGEREVKCPTVKYGESAIMFRWGDRNGCETLSRVKVTRLSWSHLNMRSEHTSEV; encoded by the exons ATGACTCTTCTCAAGCGCCCATTTTTCGTCTTCTgggtcacttttcaactctgcGCGGCTGCAGGAGAGAATGCAG AAAATCCTTGCGGTACACAGGAAACACAG GCGGTGGTCGCTGGTTCCTGGCGAAGGAGTCCTTGCGAACTCTGTACGTGCGACGAGGGTCGGGTTCATTGTCACAGACGGACTTGCGCGCCGCTTACGTGCTCTTCGAGAAGCTTTCCTGTGCTGGCCCCAGGCGCTTGTTGCCCTCACTGCTTCCAGACGCAAC AATGTCATGGAAGCTGTTCGAGATGCAACTCACCTTCACATTGGAGTTGCACGGAGTGCAAGAACGGCCGGGTGCTCCAACTACACCCAGGGGATGAGGACGGGCACTGTACCGACCAGTGTCCTGCTGGCTTCTTTCGCACACCTGCCAACAGATGTCAAG CCTGCCAGACAACATGCAAGACATGCTACGGATCCTTAGAGAACAACTGTATGTCATGCACAGACATGCACATCCTACGCGAAGATTCTTGTGTTCGAACCTGTGAGCGTGGCTTCTTTTCTGATGGCCATGCGTGCTGGG CTTGTCATCCTACTTGTTCGGCATGTCGTGCCTGGGGTGCCTGCGATTCATGTCTTCCTGGCCATCGTCTTCTTCATGGCAAGTGCATTGCTGCCACTTGCGTCAAAGGCACATACTACGATCGAACAAACAATAGGTGTCAAG ATTGCACGAAAGGTTGTGTCGATTGCGTGAAGCTTACAGGAGGACAAGTCACGTGTCTCGAATGTCCAGAGAGCCTCGTTCCTCTGGAAGACAGATGCGTGTCAAGGTGTCCCGTGGGATTCTTTCAAAACGAGCGTAACTTTTGTGAGG GATGTCACCGAAGCTGCACCGAATGCAACCGTCGTGGACCATCAGGATGCACGGCTTGTCCCGCGGAGACGTATCTTACCGTAGAATGTTTCTGCATGAGCTCCTGCTATGTGGGTAGCTATAACACGAACGGCATCTGCGAAG CGTGTGGGCACAACTGTCATCAATGTCAATCGTATAGGAACTGCGAAAAGTGCGACACCGGCTTCGTTCTGCAACATGGAGAATGCGTGGTTCGTTGTGACGACGACTATTTCTTGGACTTGAGCTCTGGGACGTGCAAAG AATGCTCGTGGAACTGCGGGACGTGCTACGGTCCAAATCCAGACAACTGTCTCTCTTGTAGTGACTCCAGACTCATTCAAAACTCCGATTGTGTTTCACGGTGCTCTGAAGGATTTGCAGCTGACGAGGATGGCACTTGCAAAC GTTGCCCTTCCAGCTGCAAAACCTGCGTAACAAGACGCTACTGCACTGTGTGCAAGGAGAGTTTTTTCTGGCAAGCGGGACAATGCGTTGAACAGTGTTCTCCAGGGATGCTCAAAGATGAGGCGTCCAGGGCATGCCACG ATCCGATACTGCTGGCGAGCTGGACCGAAGAAGTCGATCGTCCATACAGCAGAGAAAACAAAATCGAGAAGGCGACGGCATTATATCGCAGGATTAATTCCGTCCCCACCAGTACTGCGGTTCACGAGGAGCCTGAAGCACTTCCAGACTATGACTTTG GTACGACATCGCTAGTTCCAGTGGCAACGAACTTTGCACGCGACGTTGCTACATCAACCGCGTCTACA GTTCAGAGCCCCAGCCAGACGCCGATGACGCGCAACCGCGGTACGACTCCAGCGCAGCGACTTTCAG CAGTGAGCCATGAACCAGGTCACCACATAAATTTCACCCGTACTTTCAAAGAGGCAGCTATTACATCCGCGCCTCATCGACGCACCTTCAACCATAGCGTGGGAGGCCGGAAACCAGATGCTGTACTTGCGAGGCCCTTG ATTGTGTCATTGTTGCACTACGACAGCATGCGAAGTGGGATCCGAGAAGAGCCTCCTTCAGGATACCCCGTTATGTGCGTCTCT CCTTGTGATCAGCGCCACCCATCTTACTCAAAGAGATCCTGCGCTCATGCTTTCAATGGCAGCACAGCGTGCTCTTTCGACTGGGAGGCATCTACTAATCCACAAGCCCCTGTCTTCGAGCGAATCACACGTTCCACGCCATTTGCCAACGCACATCAGCAG GTTCTCGACTCGGTGTACTTTAAGGGTGGGACGGTTCTAAGATGCGCTATTCAATTCTGCAAGGAAGGATCTGGAACACGCGGTCCCCGGTTGCTCAGCCCTCAAGTCACCATCAGTGATCGTGAAG GCATGTGCAAGGAACCAGAGGGCAATCTGGAGCCGTTCACTGCAACCATGCACTACCACAACGGTTCGCATACTGAACCCAACAGGTTACGTATTCAAGTGGACATTCCGCATACG GACTCAATGTTTCCACTGGTCTCCACATACCCGTTGCACAACGTCGAAGACCTGCTCACCAACATGGTTTCGCAAAAGCAACACGTTTGTTCAAATCTTCCACATTCATCTGCGGAGTTACCAGATGCACTAACGTTTCTACGCTCAGAAG ATTATAACCAGAGCACGTCTTCAGCGCCCCTGAAACCACACCAACAGGACACGAGCATGAGAGGCGAAATTGCAGTTGACATGTACCGGCACTTGGACCTTAATAAGTGTCTTTGGACATTTTCCGCCACTCTACCTATCAAATACGTCTTAGATTTCTGCGGTGGGTCTATATTGGACGACCATAAG GAAAAAAAGACAACCCGGAAGTTCCTGACGGTGCATGTGCCGTTCTACGTAACGAAAATCACTCCTCAAGGACCTGGTCAATGGAGATTCGAAGAACATCGATCTCAGCTAGAGATATCCTTCTCCTACAGCAGCGTGCACTGGGCGCAGAGTCTCCAAACAGAGGCTGCGCCAGGCGGGCATGTCTTTGTTAAACGCTTTACGTTGAGTCAAGATGGAAGCCTTACGATGCATATCGTTTCTAAAGCAAACTTTCACGGTAAGCTAGTGGTTAAGCCCCTAAGGTTAAGTTTGAGTTTGCCATGCAGGGTTCGTATGCTTGCAGGTTGCTTTGTGATAGGTCATCGTTCGCTACCAGGTGTATCTAGTCATGTCGGAGTACCTGAAGGACAGCATCTGACTTTCAGACTGAATTTAATGTGGAGCGAACGTACCTTCGACTGTCCGACGCAGCTTTGGAGGGCTACCTCTAGCTACAGTGTGAAG GACTACAAAGGAAACTACACGCTTTTTCTGGTACCGTGCGTCGTCGATGCTGTTCGAGAGTACTCCCCCATAGTGGAAGAAACTTGCGTACCTCATCAACCAATACG ATTCGCAGTTCCTGTGACACTTTCCCAATCGAGACCTCCTGTGCCTCAAGCATACAGCATGGATACGCGTTTCCAGCTCTTCAGCAATCTGGATAACTTCCTGTTTGCCCCTAAAGGCTTTGACTATGACATTGAATCACAAGATGACGAACGCAATGTCTTCTTTAAAG GAGAAGTATTATACGGAAGAGTGACGTGGGACCCGTCAGAAGACCCCATCGCTGCTATCCACATCGACCAAGTTTTTCTGTGCGCTGGAAAGTTTGGATTCACACCAACTTACGACCCCTCGGGGGAAGTGTTTGGCAAGGGCCCCACGTATGGGTGTGTCCAACCTGGACCAAATCTCCAGCACAGGTTTTTAATTTTG GACCGTTTCAACACAGAAAGTGTCCAAGAGTCCGTCCGAGGTGTAAAATTCGACGCGAAGTTTGCAGGTGATATCGGAACGCAAAACTTTGGAGAATCATCGGGCATGGATGGGTTTTCCATGAATGTAGATCCACTGTATCTG GTCGCTCCTGGAACCAAATGGTACCTCCAGGTTCTCTACAGCGTCGCGCCACTGAGAACCTCACATTCAATGCTTCGGCGAAGACGTCGATCAATTTCCACCAGCTTTAACGGGACAAATATCCACGGGTTCCTGGTTGCAGACTCGGGACAGTCAGAAGCGCGAGACCGAAGCTCGGAACCAGCAAGCCCGCTGTCCACAGTGTTCTTCGCCGTGGGAAGCGTTATTCTTCTTCTCGCAACTGCTtcgcttgttttggtttctcgAGTGATATCCAAGAACCTGCACCGCAACGCTTATAAGAGTGGCGAACGTGAAGTCAAATGTCCAACCGTGAAATACGGCGAAAGTGCCATAATGTTTAGGTGGGGGGATAGAAATGGTTGCGAGACTCTATCCCGAGTAAAAGTCACTCGTTTGTCGTGGTCTCATCTGAACATGCGCAGTGAGCACACGTCGGAAGTTTAG